A window of the Alnus glutinosa chromosome 4, dhAlnGlut1.1, whole genome shotgun sequence genome harbors these coding sequences:
- the LOC133865449 gene encoding uncharacterized protein LOC133865449 → MNSSQLSNEDSDIKLLKVFNKLKNDHHSKISHKELKKVKQEKESLIIQLPESHGLNDSLRSENTMLFNIIDSLEIKLKDSVFSSDNLKSMMYIHSDISNKPDLVVDDLSASTSHVSDSELDSFIIEPVIVDTACLDNSCLNDCVMPKSKDTGTQARGKFVPTCHNCGKIGHIRPNCCLLKSHRPWIKQDAMRKCKVEDFSSSKYVPPHRRHIEGKGTVMCKNANHNFAENIKKHSNKRSLPTCHHCGITGHIRPKFPQLQKLKVQRKLPIRATPPMALQALRHQQKFVPANQSGKSRRYKRKLHKPNGSHAHEGLLNLIQGMLRRMDNMGKTCKLPPRVK, encoded by the coding sequence atgaattcttctcagttatcaaatgaggattctgatattaagctcttgaaggtttttaataaattgaagaatgatcatcattctaaaatttcacataaagagcttaaaaaggtgaagcaagaaaaagagtctttgattattCAATTGCCTGAATCACATGGCTTAAATGACTCTTtaagatctgagaataccatgctgtttaacattattgattcactagagattaaattaaaagattctgttttttctagtgataatttgaaaagcatgatgtatattcattcagatatttccaacaagcctgatttagttgttgatgatttgagtgcttctacttcacatgtttctgattctgaattagattcctttattattgagcctgtgatagtagacactgcttgtttggataattcttgcttgaatgattgtgtgatgccaaaatccaaagacacaggtacacaagctcgtggtaagtttgtccctacttgtcataattgtgggaagattggtcatattaggccaaattgttgtttgttgaaatcccacaggccttggatcaagcaggatgctatgaggaaatgtaaagttgaagatttttcctcatcaaaatatgttcctccgcataggagacatatagaaggtaagggcactgttatgtgtaagaatgctaaccataattttgcagagaatatcaagaagcattcaaacaaaagaagcttgcccacctgtcatcactgcggcatcaccggtcacatccgacccaaatttccacaactccagaagttgaaggttcagaggaagctgccaataaGAGCTACACCTCCGATGGCTCTTCAAGCTCTACgacatcagcagaagtttgttcctgctaatcagagtggcaaatcaaggcgctacaagagaaagctgcataagcccaatggcagccatgcccatgaaggattgctgaacctaatacaaggtatgctacggagaatggacaacatgggcaaaacctgcaagctaccgcctCGGGTTAagtag